CGGCCCTCGTCGCCGACCGTGGTGAGGGTGACGCCCCAGCGGCGGTGCGGCAGGTCGAACCGGGGCCAGGGCTGCACCACGGGGTCGCAGGCCGGCGGCGGCGTCGCGTCCGGCTCCCAGACGGTCGCGGGCCGGCAGCCCTGCGCCGCGGGGTCGTCGGCGAAGGGGATCGGCGGTTTGGCGATCACGGGCGGCATTCCCTTCGAGGGGGCGGGCGTCGGGTGGGACGCTCACGGCTGTCCTGAGGAGTGGTGGCCGCAGCCCGCCCGGTCGGCGCGGGTGCGGTCGCGGTCGGTCGTCGGCGGTCGGCCCGGGTGACCCGGCCGGCGGGGTGGCCGGGCCACCCGGGCCCGTGGTCGGTTCAGCGGGCGGGGGTCGCGTTCCAGCTGTGTGCCACGTCGATCACCAGTCGGTTGTCGAGCTGGTAGACCCGGAACGGCAGGCGGGCCCGGACACCGAGACCGATCTGGGTCTGGCCTTCGAAGCTGGCTCCGAAGCGGGAGTCGACGAAGGTCCGGTAGCCGGCCAGGTTGACGCCGGGCAGCGGCTGGCCGCCCCGGCCCGGGTAGGTGGACGCACCCGTGGCGGGGTCGTAGGACGGCGCGTTGACCACGATCTCGATGATCGCGCCGCCGCGCACCGGCAGCACCTGGCCCGATCCGTCCTGGTGGAGGGTGGTGACGTACCGGACGTGGTAGCCGGCCGGCGCACCGGTCGAGGTGCCCGGTACGTCGAGGACCAGGCGGTCGTAGCAGGGGTGCGCGCCGGTGCGGATGTTCCGTAGCGGCTGCGAGTTGACGGAGTTGAGGTCCTTCGGCAGGCTCCCCCAGCCCACCGGGCAGAGCTCCGGGGCCGGCGCGGCTGCGGCCACCGCGCGGGTGGCGGGCGCCGCCGGGGTGGTGGCACCGGCGAGGGTGACCGGGACCGCGACAGTCGCGGCGAGAGCGAGTGCACCCGGGATGATGAACCAACGTCGCATGGCTGCCTCCTTGGGCAGTGCGTGAGTCTCTCACCCTAGGAGACGGCAGTACCGGAATGCACGGTTCCACTCCGGTGCCGCCGGTTCTTTCTGCTTCCGTCCGCCGCGGTGCGGGCCCCGCGCGGCAGGTACGCCGCCGGTGGGCTTCTGCCTCAGGGTCATCTGCGTGACGGTCACTTGCGCGGCGGTCGTCCGCGCGGTGGTCACCTGGGCGCCGGCCGGCGCCCAGGCGCCGCCGCCCGGGGCGGGAGGCGGCGTCAGGTGGTTCCGGCGGCCCGGGTGCGGGCGTAGTGGCGGGCGGCCCGGACCCGGTCGCCGCAGCGTTGCGAGCACCACTGCCGGGCGCCGTGGGTGCGTAGGAAGTACCGGATGCAGCCGGTGGCGCCGCAGGCGGCTACGGCCTCCGCGTGCGGGCCGCTGAGCAGTTCGGCGGCGTCGCGGGCGAGGCGGGTGAGTGCGGCGTCCAGTGGCGTGCCACCGGCCGGCCGGGACTCCAGCCGGGGGCCGTCCGCGGTGCCGTCCCAGTGCAGTCGGCCGGTGAAGGGGGTGGCCGCGAGCGCGCTGTTGAGCTCGGCCAGTGCCGCCGGGTCGGGGGCGTCGCCGGTCAGCCGCGCCGTGAAC
The sequence above is a segment of the Kitasatospora sp. NBC_00240 genome. Coding sequences within it:
- a CDS encoding CGNR zinc finger domain-containing protein — translated: MTTPHTAPGGAAPQPLPAAPGADQHPALALVNTRTIRPTGAFDDLAEPAAALDWLTGSGLLPTRRTLTPGEAGRLRALRECVRDLFTARLTGDAPDPAALAELNSALAATPFTGRLHWDGTADGPRLESRPAGGTPLDAALTRLARDAAELLSGPHAEAVAACGATGCIRYFLRTHGARQWCSQRCGDRVRAARHYARTRAAGTT